In the genome of Aedes aegypti strain LVP_AGWG chromosome 2, AaegL5.0 Primary Assembly, whole genome shotgun sequence, the window gagttcgtctacctcggatccttgttaacggctgataacaacgatagtcgtgaaatacggagacgcatcatcagtggaagtcgcgcctactatgggctccagaagaagctgcggtcaagaaagattcatccccgcaccaaatgtaccatgtacaaaacgcttataagaccggtggtcctctatggacatgaagcatggaccatgctggaagaggaccagcaagcacttggagtgttcgaacaaAGGGtgtttaggacgatctttggcggagtacaggaaaacggtgtgtggcggcggagaatgaaccacgagctcgctaggctctacggcgaaccaagtatccagaaggttgcgaaagccggataAGTGctctgggcagggcatgttgcaagactaccggacaacaatcctgcaaagatggtgttcgcgttgaatccggttggcacaagaaggcggggagcacagcgagcgaggtggcttgatcaggtgcaataagatctggagaacgtgggccaaaatcgaggttggagagacacagccttggaccgagtaaattggcgtaacatcgttaacgaggttttatcaaattaattgatgtaacaccaactaaataataaTAACCCTCAGAGGTTCTCCAAGGATACCTCCaagatttttcctaaaaatCTCCCAGGAAcacattttctgaagaaatttttggggaAATCCCTCGAATAATTCGTGGAGGAACCacccgaaaaaaatattgagaaatccCTGTTGGATATCATAGAGGAATACCTGCGAGAAGCCCTTGAGGAAGTGTTGTTCAAAAACCTTGAGAAACTCTTGCAGGACTATccgaaaaatctttggagaaattcctataaaAATCCCTGATATAATATTTCGAGGAACacatgtagagatttttgtggaataatccttggattCTATCTCAAATACGCTCTGAAAGAATAGCTTGAAGTTCTTCACTCAACTTCTTGATGGTTCATGTTTGATCGTCCAAAATGTGCTGAAAGTTGAAATGGAAGTTACGCCACGCCGCCAGATTACGTCAGAATGGTACGAAATCGATATTTAgaacatcgagttatggagagttaactgtattcaTATATTTATGCATATTTTGCAGCTATTCTTCCAACAATGATGAGAAAACCACCCAATCAAACACACAACATGGACTACAATTAATCAAAAACATCCGCCAAATTAGTATACCCAACGGATAGATTTGTTTCGTCTGCCTCCATCCTTTCACCGGTAACACTTCATCTAGGTATTCCATCCTTACCGCTCGTTGGTTCGGCGATGGTGGTGATTACCTAACTCCAAGACTCTACGCATGTGCGAATATCCTCGGGAAACGTCCTCGTGTGTAAATATCCTTCCTAGCAGAAGATTGTTTCGGTTTCATTCATCTCGCGAGTGCCATGGCAACCAGGTGGAGGCACATCTTCTGTGTGGTTTTCGTTCGGGTGTCTCTTCGGTGAAAAGCTACCATTTGGACACGGTTTGAATCTGGAGTGACAAAGAGTCTGAGCGTGAGTTTGCATGTGCTGTTGAACTTGAAGTTTAGTCATTCATCAGTTGTTGGAGGATTTAGGACCTTGAGCACGTTCGTCGGCTGGTTGGGTGGTGATTTTGGAGGgttattttattttgctctGTGGTTAGTGTTATTGGGCGGTGATATCAGAAAAGGATCGATGGAGTGTTTGAAGATAATTCAATGAAAAGCGTTTAGGTGAGTAACATGTTGATTGCTAACTCATCGCATTAGGAAGGTTTTAGGAAAGATACATTAGGCATGATGCTACCCGTTGTTTAATAAATTTGTATATAATTCGAATATGTGAATCATATTTCTAGTGACCACAGAAATTTGTTTGTATAATAGAACTGAAGGATGTGCATTAACGGTGACAGTAATACTAACCAAGGAAACCTACATTGCAATCATTCGAGacaatttcaatcaatgtaTCCGTTAGCTAACAACGTAAACAGTGATCAGACAAGGCAATTACCATTACAACTCATTTGCTTAGCTTCGCAACTGTCGCATTATTTTCTCCTCACGCTTTTCAAATATGGATTTCGATTTAGATCTTACTTTTCTATGAAAGAGTGAATTGGATGTcgaaaaactattttaaaagtTGAGTACATATATGCTTTACTAAGGAATCACAATCACAGGCAATACGTCTTCTGTTTGATTTACTCGTGAGTCATATACATTTATATGTCATACTCTACAGAACGGATTATTTTAGAAAAGCTGTCGTGATTGCTTGTGATGCTAATGACATAATCATTGACTGTAATCATTTAAACTGTAACAACTTAGTAGGGGCCCAGattgccgtagcggtaaacgcacagctattcagcaagaccaagctgagggtcgtgggttcgaatcccactggtcgaggatcttttcgggttggaaattttctcgacttcccagggcataaagtatcatcgtacctgccacacgatatacgcatgcaaaaatggtcattggcatagtaagctctcagttaataactgtggaagtgctcataagaacactaagctgagaagcaggctctgtcgtaacgacagaaagaagaagaagaacttagtAATCAATCTGATAGGCTCCATGCTAACAATGGTAActcttcttggacaccgtcttggaaaaaaaactcttggaaGGTCGTTTATTCACTGAAAATGATTGCAATCACGAACAAAAATAAGGGCcaatatctgaattcaaaactTCCTTCCGAACAAGTGGGTCTTGAAACTGGCAATAAACGTAGCAAAAAGAAGAAAGGACGTTCTTCCAAAaagcgcgctttcttccaagggtgattgataattatattgaaatgggcaatcagttcgattctttagacaaatttttcgaacaCCAAATCGGGGCAGCCACTACCCTAGGTTCTttaattcaagtgaggaagcaaagagtgcggCTCACCGTGGTAATTTATTATCAATTTGGGGAACATAAGcaagagatcttgaactccattatgggaatcaaggtttcctttcaaatcgcaaagaaaggagactgtcgctttttgccggaaacttttgaagatcgtgaacttcttctcaaacatattaaagagaagaagcacattttttttacttattgcgACAAAACTGAACGGTCGTTCAATGttatcttgaaaggtctctcaagtgactataagcagggttgccacatatacagatttatctgcttttacagattttctcgaatattttgtCACCAAGAATCTGcatatacagattacagattttttgttaaaatacagATAAACAGATTCTGTAAACAGAATTTGGTCAAAATTATACAGATGTATAcagattttttagtaaaataaattttttatttttgaaaacgttataATTTAACCATTGATGTGGGAATTCCGCAATGTAGTTACAAATGATtggtattttcatgaatttcttgcacaatTTTAACTTCTAGCTCCATTTTGAAGCATACAGATTTAAAATACCGATATTTTGTTTTAGGATACAGAAAACCAGataattgaaagaaaaaatacaaatttaaatATGGCAACcctgactataagtcacctgaagagatcaaaattgGAGTAAATGATTAACTGGGATTTtttccagtccaagtaatcattatgaaaaagagaactcaatctggcattcttcggaaagggtTTTTTAgttcacttttacaaaaaagatctaaatgatATTAATTTcaagaaccccactcagtgccgtcggtgtcaaaagtgggatcatggtacaaaacatgccgcatgaatgctaaatgcatgatttgcgaaggTTTTTCTCacactaaggacgtctgtccagtgaaggaagataccaaaaagtttaatttaatttgctccaaactgacttgcgaaaattgactcgcaaatatcggtcatggaataattcttgaagtaattccaacggcagaatttaatttgatgagtgctattcaggttatttctcaattcaataccctgacagccctacatgtttttcctcttctaaaaatccatctacgattgacttggtcttaaccgactctagccatctttgtagccaattagttactcatgctgattttgattctgatcatgtccctgttacatttcaaatatcacatgatgcgattctcaatcctatcagctccactttaaattattttcgagccgactggaatatatatgaaacatattttgactctaatcttgatgttaacatttctttacaaacaaaactcgatattgacaatgctcttgaaactttaacaaattccattgtggaagccaggaacattgcaattccaaaatgtgaagtaaaattcgaatccgtgattatagacgatgattttaaactcttgatccgccttaaaaacgtgaggagaaagcaatttcaacgcactcgcgatcctgctatgaaaattatatggcaagatttgcagaaagaaatcaagaaacgtttttcacaattaagaaacaaaaattttgaaaataagatttctcaattggaccctggctctaagcccttttggaaatcatctaaaattttgaaaataccttagaagccaataccggcattgaaagaggaaaacaaattatcactaactatttgcgaaaaagctcaaaaactgatgcagtttgaaagcgcgcacaattttaattcaggacttactagtccaattgaaaatcaaattactcaggacttcgaaaatattctcaatcaagagaacgttttcgaaaattcctgggagactgatatggaagaagtgagaactattattaaagaatctaaaatatgaaagctcatGGCGATGAGGGATTCCAAtcaattggtcagatgaagttaagtatcaagggctcatgctagataaaaatttaattttcaaaaatcacattgagggcattcaagccaaatttaataaatatgtaaaatgtctctatccccttattaatagaaaatcaaaactttgtcttaagaacaagcttttgatattcaaacagccagccatgttgtatgctgtaccaatatggactagctgttgtaataccaggaagaaagctctgcagaagactcaaaataaaattttaaaaatgattctgaagcttcctccctggtatagtaccaatgagttacatagaatatccaatgttgaaacattggaacaaatgtcaaataatagttatttatgcaacaagttgcaaaatgatgattttttcaagttttgcaacttgttgcataaataactattatttgacatttgttccaatgtttcaacattggacaCAAGCCGAGCAGAATTAGTCTGGCATGAAGAGAATGGGTTATTCggttgacgcctaccaaaacagtactaaaaatgctacttttcagcaccgagtGCTTGTAACATCTATAACTGACTTGGGTCTTAATGACGCTGTTTTAATTTGTAGTTCTTTTCTCATAGCATATGCCTGATGCACTAATTTCGACATTTGAGTGGTAACGAAAGCGAGATGATTTTCTAGCACTTCACACATAGCagtatacacagaaaaaaatccgttctcgtatccgtgaacagcagacgtgaactcgtcaacaagcaaaaatacaccgtgaactagatgaTGTTTATGTGACATGGTgtattttgacagttcacgttttccagaattcttttttgagcgtgttgTAACGGTCATCTTGGTTTTCTGCACACCACTGGTTATTCGCGCTCATATCACACCATGACCCTTGCCATTCATTCCAACATCCGTAGCTTGGACTTCCTGGACAAGCCCCCAAATTTGTGGGAATCCCGGATCGATACCACCAACTAGTCATATTACACTGTAAAACTTCGGACTATGACACGCGAAAACCAAGCATTATAATTCAACTATCTTTATTCTTCAGTCATCACACAGATCGTATCATTCCACTGTAACTAACTTATTACAGTTTAAAGGGGATGATATGGTCATTTGAATTCAGTGAATTAGGGTGATTCAAAAATACTTTAAGTGACAATTTATATTACAacatggatagcacacagatatggatcaaagttggattaaatggaGAATATCttatcaaatagagttgcaattgcgcagaacacattttacctacgatAGTCATACATCTACACAACATCGCAATAAATTAAATTATGCCTAAGCATATATTTTCCGTCCGtagaaaataaaatgtcaaccataTTCCTAGAatcattgattcataactgtggggtattGAAAACCATaacacagttatgaatcaaggATAAGACGATTTCGAaataaacgccaaaacgtatgctttcgcTAACACGCCATTCATTTACcgcgcagataatttgctgttatagtgctctgatccataatatgagtcgatttgatccataataaggatcctcctctcccactgatcctcATCTGTaggatggacaacgtttgaattttctatagaaaatgacactttttcgtaaataatcgcGAATTTTCaggtgttttctcgaaaacaactatattcttcaCTGCCTGGGTGGTGGTTTTGTTCTGCACAACGTCACTATAATTTTTAATCATGTTTTGTTCTGAAAATTGACGTTTAGTcaatccataactgtggggtgactgtacttataggtattccactaatcagctcgaagatttattatcatagaaaatctttcgaatggcgtattcagatatgaaaaacgagcttctgttatttttttggaaattttgtaTTCATCAACCCGTTACTACTGACTCTAGAACAGACTTAGACGCCCTACTTACAAATTAAAATCATTGGATGTATTATTTCGAACACAGGTTTAATGCAtattaaagcctgtccacgttaaatttcggacacccaaataatggcagcaaaaaaaagttacttataattcaacaaaaacaattgtttatttcagaataaaagagttatatctacacaataaacagttgacaaggatgttaatccttctttctgtaaaattctcgaactttctgtggtacacccgccatccgtgtccgaaatttatcgtggacaggctttaaatAAAAGCTTTTATCATTTCAGAGTGTAGCTGCCATAAAGCAACGAAATCATTATGCTATAACACAATAGCGAGTACACAAACTTCCGTTGCACCAGAAGATGTTGCGTGACGTTTCGTTGGGTAAATGTTGCATGATATGCTTCGCAGTTTTTTGCCTCGTCTTTGCCGCTCAGCTTGAAGCAGGTGAGTAAAAGTCAATAGTTGATAAAATGATAAGAAACATCACCATTTCTACGATACCGTTTTCCGTAAAGTCACACTTTGTTCTGATGTAGGTAAATATCACCATATAGATCGCCGAAGCGTGTTTCAATTCAAACACAATGCCAGCGAACGTCAGCTCAGAATGGGCGCGGAAAAACCCTCCATAGTAAACGATGAACGGGATGCCCCAAGAACTAGACCACAACTTCGTTCCTCGAAAAACTCCAACGTTGCTTTCGATCCCACGAAGTACGCTTGTGGGGACCCAAGTATGACCGAATGTGTTAACAAAACACAAGTGTTCAAGGCCAGGGTACTCTCTGAATTCAGAaggattttgaaggaatctttcGAAGAGAACAACTACTATCGGGTTCACTACAACAAACCTATTTTCGATGGAGAAAGCGAATTGTGCCGGCTGAAACGAGCTGACGTTAGAACCCTCTCGTGGCGTGATCCCCCATTCAATTGGAATGAAATTGGCAGCTATTTCCCGTTGAACCCTTTGTTCAAAGAACGAAATGCATCATGTGCCGTCATAGCAAGTGCTGGATCACTGAAAGGATCGAGACTGGGCGATTTCATCGATGATCACGATGTCGTGATGCGATTCAATCATGCACCCACGAAAGGTTTTGAGGTGGATGTGGGTTCAAAGACAACCGTGCGGGTGGTGAACTCTCAGGTGGtcacaaagaaagaatttaagCTACTCACTGCCAAGCATTTTAGACACGTTTCGATTGCGGCCTGGGATCCGGGAAAGTTCGATCAAAGTCTAGAAGAGTGGTATGTTGTTGTGTTTGTAGAGTACTAGATCTTTGAAGACTTAAAAGGTTTTTTTCAGGATTAAAAGCCCGGACTTCAATTTGTTCGAAAACTTTAAAAAGTATCGTGAGAAGTATCCTGGATCAAACTTTCACCTTGTGGATCCACGAAGCATTTGGCGAGCATGGACAGCGTTGCAGGATAAAACACATACGAAAATCATGAGAAATCCTCCCACTTCAGGATTTATTGGTACTATCGAGCTCCTACTACTTCTAGGGTCCTTACAAATCATAttatgaattttcaattccagGGCTTGGACTTCTTATTCCAGCTTGTCGGTACATTGATATGATCGAGTACATCCCCAGTAGTCGTATGAATGGTCTATGTCATTATTATGACTCAGAGGtacgattgaaaaaaatatccgcAGATAAGTAAAACAATTCTAAATTTCAGATCAACTCTGCATGCACCTTTGGATCATGGCACCCGCTAGCAGCGGAAAAGCTCTACGTTCTACAAATGAACACAGCCGATGAATTCACGACCTTTCAGCGGGGAGTGGTGCGAATCAGTCTGGACAGCAACAGTGGATGTTGAGAAGTATAGCACATGTGCAACACGTGGAAAGTAATAGAAGCTGTGGATGCAGTTTTATAGTACTGGTGCCTCGAGTGGAAGATGGgcgattaatttatttaatgtcTTTCAATTGATAATTATGTGAAAATGCCATGGACATACGTCATTCCCCTATCAACAAGGCATAATATAAGATGGTTCATGAGAGTTAGACAACTAAGGTTCATTTATATATTTCAGACCGCATTCAATTACATTATCAGTTATAGGTACACTTCAGATTCCATCTCAACCAGGGatgattataaaaataatataaaaataccTTGAGTCTTTTTCACATTATTATAACTTTACTTTATGAGTTATAAGTACTTCAATAGTTGTAAAAGTTGTGTATACCTAAGGCAGGAAGTGTCAGCTGAGTGCTACATGCTCTTCTATAATTTTTGCTTAAGCTCATACGGTGGCTACTGCAGTGTTGCCAAATATTCTAAATCTTGaacaatttatttcaatatttttcgtaTTGCCAATATTGTTAGTATTCAAATGATATTGAAAatgtcttgttttttttttgtattgtgtGAAGAAATAGGGAACAATCAGTTTAAGAAGCTAAAAAAACTACAATAAGACTTAAGCAAATAATTTTGAGATTCTCGTAAAAGCTCGTTCGATGTTGCTTCAAATACATTTAAATTCTATTGTATTGTGCTATTTTAGTtcagagttgaaaaaaaaaacaaaccgttgtatttttattatatatAATTAATGGGTCTATATTTCCTGAAAACCTTAACTTACTATTTGCATGCAAATggcatactattgatgtatgcagcccatgctagtcttcttcttcttcttcttcttcttcttcttctttttcttcttggcattacatcctcactgggacagagcctgcttctcagcttagtgttcaatgagcacttccatagttattacctgagagcttccattgccaaagttgtcattttcacattcgtatattatgtggcaagtacgatgaaactctatgcccagggaagtcaaagaaatttccataacgaaaagatcctgtactgaccgggaatcaaacccagacaccttcagcatggctttgctttttagttgtagactctaaccactcggctaaggaaggctcctgctggtattactcgcaaatatgttgtttatgatgtatgaaatgcgtttgaaatagtctacttaactattaaacaatgtatgaagttatggagtttagattatccgctcatataaaaaatatcgtttcattccttttacgtttaaaaatatattgtctaaatctggaattttgagacttagataagctgatatattaaaaataaaaatctgtactttattgccgtgcgtatagtgttgcacagtaactagcagtatcgatcaaagaagtttaggtttaattcccgctgcagtatttttttcgtcagatacgtattacgattgtgccatttggcgttgcatgctagtccgttgattcgtgtgatgcttcctttaaaggccataatcgtacataatgctttccaggaaactttccacagtaggattgacagctaaaaatgaacatgcaaccgaaacgaaagggaaaacaaaacttacgagtatggtcgagctttacattttccttagtaatctaacgttcacaccgattgcgaaactttaaaagctcatggaaaatcaaaaagtctactgtttgcagctgtcttctgtattgtcttattagaatcattgtcagtgtctttattttcaaatctggaagtttccaaatatttaaatacattaaaaaaattgattgttctatgtaattttcaaattagctggaatatatgtatgtaacaatttcaaaaatcgaATTCATTCTTCAATATGGTTATTGACCTGATTTTGTCAATCCTTTTTAAATGAGTTTTTGAATTCCCTGTTATATGTAAGTTATCCGTCATAGTTCTTTCAATCCTACACACTACTAAAAactaatacagtactgacccgattttgtctgcccccgattttgtcatcTTTTTGACCCGGTTTTGCCAGCCTATCttgaatatatccaaaaattgtctTCGTCATGTAGTACCCGTTTACATTAATACTGATGACGATGttcgatgtcatgcacgcatgggcgtagccagagggggcaatgacAATCCTCCTTCCCTCTGTACAACAGAACAATTTTACTATGAGAATTAATCTTGTGTTTGAATTCTGcaaagattgtctccagcactcGTATGTATGCAATAGTTACGTCATGGTAgattataaaacttaaaaagtctaccaaacatcagactttttgaaaacatcttgccaGACATTGTTCGACAGTCCGCACAGCTGAGTAGTCGACAAACGAATTACATACATTCTCGAGTATCAGTAAGTCGTGCTTTGTTACTTGGCAACCTGGGAATTATCTGTTAAAAATGATAAACCGAAAAACACAGCCGAGTTCACGAAAAAGATATTTGGTatgtaggttcattcatgaattcctctaaaaatttctctaaaggttaagatgcatcgaagccaaacctcgaattttcaagagcacatatctagagaaccaggtaaccgtttgtactggaaatttaactcattggtcacattttgttacattctttcaggtttttttgagtaatatctcgaagatttcctttaaaatttgctcctaatgttttattggttttctgccttgaataactctataagctcttgaaagtatcccttcaaaactacattttgatgaaatttgctcaCAGTATTCTTAATGTAGTTTGGCCTAGGACTCatcaatagtttcaaaaaccaatgttgctgaacaacgatcggaaacgcgaggcacgatgaattttcgtaggcatcaaaacagaatctgcgaataaacacaaacaaccgttcgggcgcttcattcgttcgtgtttcattttcggatcgctgtttctcccgacgctatcatcgggtgattttccatcgcttggtaatgtgaacggtacgatccacgccgcctgctcttcgcgaagaacaaaaaaatattcatttcgatcatcttcatgtgggcttgcaacaatcacgctaaacttgctccgctcaaaaatgagtgccgagcgcacaaaattggcctcttttcgtgcagcacagattctgtgcaaaggggctgtacacagttttgtgcaaacggtggtaaacaaaactgaatgagtgaattgcgcacagaggaggaacgcttggaatgcggaattcgtttccatttttgttttgcttctgaaaacattaaaaaaaaaaacattccaattttgaagattttcagagattttttcatttgaatagccgaagcggaagcaaatggggaaaaaactttcgcatttgcgaccaccttccggcttttcgctagaaaacatctcagaaaactccccatcttaccaacggccaactgtttgctgccacgcgggatatcattgacagttccCTTTCCATCGATCTCGGACAGCCGAAGGCGAAAagtcggcaactcacagaattagtgcgacctactcagaattttcactcagtcagccagttctgcattggttgcctcattctgtgtagttttaacacatgcgctgcgtggagctggcttagcgtagagtgtttgcttgactttacgagaagaagcaaccttgcaataaatcacgagaatgaacagcacgtggataaatgaatcctatgaGGGGAgaggcttcgcgaaccacttatcggtgtgttcattttgcttcttcgacgttgcatccgttcgctttttgcgatgctcttcgtgacgcaaaaatgaaaaatgaattttggcgaatgttggatcgcgaagatgcgtcgatcattgttcacgaagaagatccatcgcaaccctgTCAAAAACTCCTCTTAAAACTGtcttagagattccttcagaaatttctctaatttcacttctatttttttgcaaactgctAAGATTATGAAGGATTCTTACTGGAATCATCTCACGAGATTTTTTGTTAATTCGACCAGGAATTTCACTAAGatctttttcaagcatttaatcATCCCATAGGTATGGAAATAATTTCAGATAATTATTCACGACTTTATCGAATGTCATTTATGAATACCTCTAAGAACACAAAAAATCGCAAACTAAagaaagtttcttaaaatattatttttaattttcatactggaaacatttttttacaacaattccaggtcaaattcttgatgaaacttttaaaacaattctataaaaatcttaaaaacagttctggatgaatttaaaaatgttaaacctagaaatctccagttgaaattttttatgaattatacttaaaggaattgcaagaagagcttcgaggcaatgcctcttttaaaagaaattctggaaaaaaaaacctaaagaaattttcgattgatttttcttaggaattgcggtgtcctaagaaaaatgcttagataattcaacggttaggtagaactaagattcagattgatgcaggttgtcttacaggccagagcaaaattgccgatcaaaaggatcct includes:
- the LOC5565250 gene encoding beta-galactoside alpha-2,6-sialyltransferase 2 isoform X2, with translation MLRDVSLGKCCMICFAVFCLVFAAQLEAGKYHHIDRRSVFQFKHNASERQLRMGAEKPSIVNDERDAPRTRPQLRSSKNSNVAFDPTKYACGDPSMTECVNKTQVFKARVLSEFRRILKESFEENNYYRVHYNKPIFDGESELCRLKRADVRTLSWRDPPFNWNEIGSYFPLNPLFKERNASCAVIASAGSLKGSRLGDFIDDHDVVMRFNHAPTKGFEVDVGSKTTVRVVNSQVVTKKEFKLLTAKHFRHVSIAAWDPGKFDQSLEEWIKSPDFNLFENFKKYREKYPGSNFHLVDPRSIWRAWTALQDKTHTKIMRNPPTSGFIGLGLLIPACRYIDMIEYIPSSRMNGLCHYYDSEINSACTFGSWHPLAAEKLYVLQMNTADEFTTFQRGVVRISLDSNSGC
- the LOC5565250 gene encoding beta-galactoside alpha-2,6-sialyltransferase 2 isoform X1 is translated as MLRDVSLGKCCMICFAVFCLVFAAQLEAVTLCSDVGKYHHIDRRSVFQFKHNASERQLRMGAEKPSIVNDERDAPRTRPQLRSSKNSNVAFDPTKYACGDPSMTECVNKTQVFKARVLSEFRRILKESFEENNYYRVHYNKPIFDGESELCRLKRADVRTLSWRDPPFNWNEIGSYFPLNPLFKERNASCAVIASAGSLKGSRLGDFIDDHDVVMRFNHAPTKGFEVDVGSKTTVRVVNSQVVTKKEFKLLTAKHFRHVSIAAWDPGKFDQSLEEWIKSPDFNLFENFKKYREKYPGSNFHLVDPRSIWRAWTALQDKTHTKIMRNPPTSGFIGLGLLIPACRYIDMIEYIPSSRMNGLCHYYDSEINSACTFGSWHPLAAEKLYVLQMNTADEFTTFQRGVVRISLDSNSGC